The bacterium genome includes a region encoding these proteins:
- a CDS encoding bacteriohemerythrin, which translates to MHVEWTVEMSVGITEIDDQHKELIRRSNDILNAVIAGKSIEEAERTIAFAQNYLACHFQTEEKYMMRYGYPQYVSHKARHTLYLMEFSGIKHSFQSGDPDSTLAHVSDKLIEPLIDHIKQEDKALGNYIYATKQKIAA; encoded by the coding sequence ATGCATGTTGAATGGACAGTTGAGATGTCCGTTGGGATCACTGAGATAGATGACCAGCATAAAGAACTGATAAGAAGATCAAACGACATTCTCAACGCGGTAATCGCCGGGAAAAGCATTGAAGAAGCTGAGCGGACCATTGCCTTTGCGCAAAACTATCTGGCCTGCCATTTTCAGACGGAAGAGAAATATATGATGCGCTACGGCTATCCTCAATATGTCAGCCATAAAGCCCGGCATACACTCTATTTGATGGAGTTTTCCGGCATCAAACACAGTTTCCAGAGCGGTGATCCCGACTCAACCCTGGCTCATGTAAGTGACAAACTAATCGAACCGCTCATCGATCACATCAAACAGGAAGATAAAGCCCTCGGTAATTATATCTATGCCACAAAGCAGAAAATAGCCGCCTGA
- the pdxA gene encoding 4-hydroxythreonine-4-phosphate dehydrogenase PdxA, producing the protein MDRKPIIGITLGDPAGIGPEIVLGALENEEIYQQCVPVVIGHAGILRRCAQAVGKSAPIITIDSPTDATGELGTIEVVHVETPGMQDIEPGRLSAEAGLAANAFVKRACELGLAGEIDAIATTPINKESLRLAGVEYIGHTEMLAAYLDSPNPLTLFITENMRIFFLSRHLSLRQAIDYVTTERVHKFIRRVHEAMTGFGFKNPTIGLAALNPHASDGGQFGDEEEKYLIPAVQLALEEGIRVSEPIGADSVFNMALEGKFDCVISLYHDQGHIAAKTRDFYGTVTATLGLPVLRTSVDHGTALDIAWKGIANPVSMKAAILAAADMLGRL; encoded by the coding sequence CCAACAGTGTGTGCCTGTCGTGATCGGGCATGCCGGCATTTTGAGACGCTGCGCACAGGCAGTAGGCAAGAGCGCCCCTATCATAACTATAGACTCACCGACTGATGCGACAGGTGAGCTTGGCACCATAGAAGTGGTGCATGTAGAGACACCCGGTATGCAGGACATCGAGCCGGGCAGACTCAGTGCCGAAGCGGGACTTGCGGCAAATGCATTCGTCAAGCGGGCATGTGAGCTTGGTCTGGCTGGCGAGATAGATGCAATTGCAACTACCCCGATAAATAAAGAGTCTCTTAGACTTGCCGGGGTCGAATATATCGGGCATACTGAGATGCTGGCAGCTTATTTGGACTCACCGAATCCGCTCACACTTTTCATCACGGAAAACATGCGCATATTCTTTCTCTCACGTCATTTGTCCCTCAGGCAGGCGATAGACTATGTCACAACCGAGAGAGTCCACAAATTCATCAGGCGTGTTCATGAGGCCATGACTGGATTCGGGTTCAAAAACCCGACTATCGGGCTTGCCGCTCTGAACCCGCATGCAAGCGACGGAGGACAGTTTGGCGACGAAGAGGAGAAATACCTGATCCCGGCTGTCCAACTTGCGCTTGAGGAAGGAATTCGGGTCAGCGAACCTATAGGCGCAGATTCGGTCTTTAATATGGCGCTCGAAGGCAAGTTCGACTGCGTTATCTCGCTCTATCACGATCAGGGGCACATCGCGGCTAAGACACGCGACTTCTACGGCACTGTTACCGCTACTTTGGGTCTGCCGGTGCTGCGGACTTCAGTCGATCATGGCACGGCTCTGGATATCGCATGGAAAGGTATCGCAAATCCCGTAAGCATGAAAGCAGCGATTCTGGCGGCGGCGGATATGTTGGGGCGGCTCTAG
- a CDS encoding ATP-dependent 6-phosphofructokinase has protein sequence MPVKTIGLLTSGGDAPGMNACIATIAARAEKLGLEVRGIFRGLQGLVNADTIPIGVELEGLARRGGSFLGTSRNGRLESKLIDMGIEEAMKHCGVDGLIVLGGGGTLEALGKLAIGGAPIIGVPCTIDNDIFGTDYALGFDSAVNKALRAADEIMDTAESLSERVFMIETLGGRAGHMALETAYSAGADAVFVHEVEPGIDAAINKIKTKMDAGGTHGLVVLCENLGLESIARQLEEGTGRRIRITVLGHTLRGGNPTYFDRNLARQFGETAFDLLVSGETEKMVACVGKDIVSVPLEHIAGKKRDLDMHKYDFVNQR, from the coding sequence ATGCCTGTAAAAACAATCGGCCTTCTAACAAGCGGGGGAGACGCTCCGGGAATGAACGCCTGCATCGCCACCATTGCAGCGCGTGCTGAGAAGCTCGGACTGGAGGTGCGCGGGATATTCCGCGGGCTTCAGGGGCTTGTTAATGCCGATACGATTCCCATAGGCGTCGAACTCGAGGGTCTTGCCAGGCGCGGCGGGAGTTTTTTGGGCACATCACGAAACGGCAGACTCGAATCCAAGCTCATTGATATGGGTATCGAGGAGGCTATGAAGCACTGTGGTGTCGATGGTCTGATCGTCCTGGGCGGGGGCGGCACCCTTGAAGCGCTGGGCAAACTTGCAATAGGCGGCGCACCTATAATCGGAGTGCCCTGCACGATTGACAACGACATTTTCGGCACCGACTATGCCCTGGGTTTCGACTCAGCGGTCAATAAGGCGCTCAGGGCAGCCGACGAGATAATGGACACTGCCGAGAGCCTTTCCGAACGCGTTTTTATGATAGAGACCCTTGGCGGCAGAGCCGGTCATATGGCTCTCGAGACCGCATACTCTGCCGGAGCCGATGCAGTGTTTGTACACGAAGTGGAGCCCGGCATCGATGCGGCAATCAATAAAATAAAAACCAAGATGGACGCCGGAGGCACTCATGGGCTTGTCGTCCTGTGTGAAAACCTCGGCCTTGAAAGCATCGCAAGACAGCTTGAAGAAGGAACCGGCAGGCGCATAAGGATCACCGTCCTCGGCCACACACTGCGCGGCGGAAACCCCACATATTTCGACCGCAACCTTGCCCGCCAGTTTGGTGAGACGGCCTTCGATCTGCTCGTCTCCGGCGAAACAGAAAAGATGGTAGCCTGCGTCGGCAAAGATATTGTTTCAGTCCCTCTGGAGCATATAGCAGGCAAAAAGAGAGACCTCGATATGCATAAATACGATTTCGTCAATCAGCGTTGA